The stretch of DNA CATCAGAACATGAGATGAGCGCTTGAGGTCTTGAACCAACTAAAGCGAGTGATTCTGCTAGCCCTTCTCGAAGGTTATTCGAGTGGATAAGTTGCTTTTCGTGGATACTTGCCATGAAACGGTCTTCTTTGGGTAAATCAAATTTGGGATCTTTCTCACCGAGAACGGAGATTGCGGCTTTCTTAAACCGGTCGAGATCATCATCCGTTATTCTGATGCCTAGTGAATTCCATGATTCTCCCCGTGCAATAAACCTCCATTTTTCATTTAGTTGAATAAGGGGAGAGCCCGAACGAATTGAATCAGTTCTAATCGTTTCGATCCACTCCCCGTATTCTTTTCCCAACAAAGTCTTAATTGCAGCTCTGTCCGCGAGGCGGTTACCATCCCATTTGCCTATAAGGATCGCTTGTGCAATAGACCTACTGTTCTCCCAAGTCGCATATGGTGGTAAGGTTCCAAAACCCTGTAAATGCCTACGTAATGCCGATACACTATCTCCACCATAACCGGCAAGTTCTCGAGCCCGATTCTCAGAGTATTCTGCTTCTTTAAGGACAGTTTCGATTTGTGACTGTGTAGGGTTTCGTAGTTTTACAATATCCGGACTCTCCCTGTTGTACCAAATACTGGAGATAGGTACAATAACAGCATGGCCTTTTTGTATAGCAATTGTAAGTAAATCAGCTTTTTCTTCTGTATCCAATCCTAGTTGAGGATATGCGACTAGCACGTGAGGTTTTTGAACTTCTATAACCGAACGCCACGCATCCTCGCTAGTAATAAACAGGCAACGATTTGCATAAGATCTTGCTGAAGATTCATCCAATGTAGTAATAAAAGCAGCTACGAAATCCGCTACATCATGCTCGCTTTCCACAAACAACATTAACTTCTGCGTACGCCCATCAAATAGTGCCTTAGCTGCACCACATACATCGCTTCGTCCAACAACAAACAAATTAGGCGGAATAGGTGGATCGTCTATAGCTGTCATAGACAGAATTACGTCCCAGTGCTCCTTTGGCGTGGTAAATCCTCCTAAGCTGTCTGACATGCCTATTTTTGCAGCCATCCATCGACCGATCGAAGGGAATTCCCTTAACCAGTCAGCAAGTTTTATTCCATCGATAATGCGAACCGACTGCCAACCTCTGTTTTGTCGATCGAGTAGCCATTTAGATTGTTTCGGTTCACTCCAGCCATCGACTCCCGCAGATCGCGGCGTCACAAATACAAAAGTCGACGTTGATCTAATATCTGCAGGAAGGCATTCTGTTCTTTGGTTGAACACCCTCGTTGCTTTGCTCTGTGGCCTACCGCCAGTTCCAATCTCCCAAAAAGACGCACCGTTTGGGACAAACTCAAGAAAAGAACCTTCGGTTTCAACTTTACCATCCCAACCTGGTTGATTTACCATATTGCCATAGGGTATGCGTCTTTTTTCCATGCATGACTTTTGCAACTTCGCGCAGATCCTCAATGCGGCCATTNNNNNNNNNNCTTTAGCGTACCAACCTGGTTGACTTACCATATTGCCATCCGGTATGCGACACATCGGTATAGTGTTGACAGATTGTCTTACAAGCCAGTACACAAGCTCTGGTATAACGGACTGGCTTTCTCGCTGGTCTGCGTACATTTCGAGATTCTCTGGCCGAACTATTGAGGTATGATCCATGTGATACTCCTTATGCAAAACCGGTGGATGTGGTACTTTACACCATAAGTTGTAATTTTAAACAAAATCCCATTTAGTTAAATACGCATATACATTGTATCTCGACATATGTGACTAAAGCGAACTTACAGTATGTCCTGACTATATGACCTCCCATATTCCTAGTGTAATTTACATAGGAAATAGGTTTCTTTACACAGGAGCATGCTCGTAGTTTCTCGAATGATGTAATATACGAGAATCTGCAATTTTTGAAGTTTACTGTTCAGTCGATTTCAAAGCAACCCTGGTGTTCTCCTTTCGAATGAAGAAATCGAGATTGATTGTGGAATACCGACCAACGAACTCACATTATACATACCGTGTATGGTACGTATGAGGTTCCCATGTCCCTAACCGACGAAGAACGCTTCCGATTCGACCTGGCCGGGTTTCTGGTCCGGCCGGCCATACTCACCGCGGATGAAGTCAAGGACATCCGCGAGCAGATCTACCTGATCAAGCACGACCCCGAATCGCTTCCGCCGGAACATCGTGACGTGCCGGGCGGACCGTCGAGCGTGCTCATCGACCACCCCGCGGTCGTGGACGTGATCGAGGAGATCATCAGCAAGGATTTCCGCCTGGAGAACTGTTCTTGCGTATGGCGCAACAAGGGGGAGGCACACGGGGATCTGCACGGGGGTGGCCCCAAACAGATCGATCCCATCTTCGGCTACCGGGTGCAGCGCGAACAGATCTACGCGGGCATGGTCCGGGTGATCTTCGAGTTTACGGATATACGCATGGAAGACCAGAGCACGCACTTCGTGGTGGGGAGCCACAAGGCCAACTTCCCCATGCATCCCGATCACATGTCGCTGGAGGAGGGCAAGCGGAGCGAATTCCTGATGACCTACGCTTGTCCAGCGGGGAGCGCGGTGTTCTTCACCGAGAACACCTGTCACGCCGGTCCCGTATGGAACCGGGACGAACCGCGGGTCACCGTCCTCAACGCCTATTCCCACCTGGCCACGCACTGGCACCGGCTCAAGACCCCGCCGGAAGTCATCGCGGGCCTTCCGCGCGAGAAGCAGGTCTACTTCCGCGAGCCGTGGATTGCCGATTTCAGGACGAATCCGGCCACGAGGAACACGGCGGAGCGATTCATCGACAATGACGAACCGCCTGTTAACGCCGATACGAAGCCCTAGCCTCGACTACTGCACGTATGAAACTGGCCTGGTTGTGAGTCAGTTCCTGTCAAGGCCGAACGATACTGCCATCCGCCCTGCGGTCCTCCGCGGCGTAGCGAGGCGTCGCCGCGTCCTCCGCGTTCAGCAGCCTCGCCGCCGCATCCTCGTCGATATCCAACCCCAGTCCGGGACTGTCGTTGGTGTAGAGGTGGCCTTCCCTTAGCTCGCAAGCGCCGGGGAACGCCGCGTATTCCTCTTCGCTGAAGGTGTTTTCTTCCTGGATCCCGAAGCTCCAGCTCGACATGTCGAGGTGAACGGCCGCGGCCTGGTTGACCGGGTCGTTGTCGCCCCCCTCCTGCCAGGCGGTGTTGATGCCGAAGGATTCGCAGAGGCTTGCGATCTTGCGGCACGGCGTGATGCCGCCCGCCTTGGATACCCGCACGCGGACGTAGTCGATGAGGCGCTCGGTGATGAGGGGCGTCCACTCGTGGGGATTCACGAAGAGTTCGCCCATGGCCTGGGGCGTCGTGCACTGCTCCCGGATGAGGCGGTACCACTGCACCTGTTCGGGCGAAAGGACGTCCTCGAGGAAGAACAGCCGGTAGGGTTCCAGGCGCTTGGACAGGGCCACCGCGGATTGTGGGCGCAGATGTTCGTGTACGTCGTGGGTCAGCTTCGGACCGAAACCGAGTTTCGAGCGCAGGTACTCGAACATGTTCGGAATGGCTTCGATGTAGGCCTCGTCGTCGAAAACCTTGTCGGCGGGCCAGGCGTTGGCGGGCCGTGGCGCTTCTTCCGAGGGGATGAATCCGCCGCCGCCGTATCCGCCCAACTGGCACCGGACCACGGGAAACCCCTCCTCGAGGTAGCCATGAATCGCTTCCAGCAGGGCTTCGGGTGTGCCGCCCCCCGCGTGGGCATAGCAGGGCACGGCGCTCCGGCAGGCGCCGCCGAGGAGCTGGTAGACGGGCATGCCGGCTTCCTTGCCCTTGATGTCCCACAGGGCCATGTCGATCCCTGAAAGGGCCGTGTTGGTGATGGCGCCGTTGCGCCAGTAACCGCTCGTGTAGAAGGTTTGCCAGATGTCCTCGATGCGGCTGACGTCCCGCCCGATGAGCTTCGGGGCCAGCATGGACTCGACGGCCTCGACGACGGCGCGCTGGTGGTAGTGGTCGCTCGCCGACCCGATGCCGTAGAGTCCCGGCTGGTTCGTGGTGATCTTGACGATGCCCCAGGTGCCGTTCGAACGCGTCCGGATGCACTTCACACCGGTAATGGTGGTCAAGTTTGAGCTCCTTTATTCGGCCGTTACCCGCTTGCCGTCCACGAGAAAGGGTTCCGCGTTACTCCAGTTCCGCGTGCCGTCCTCCGTAAGGATCGGTTCGGCGGAATACTGGGTCAGGTACACGCGGCGCCAGCCGTCGGAGGTGTTTGGGCTGCTGCGGTGGAAGGACACGCTGGAGAATACGGCGATGCTCCCGGCCGGCGCGACCACGGGCACGCCCGGATCATCGCCGAAGTAGCCGATCTTGTCGTTGGTCTCGTCCACGATGCGGTGATCCTGGCGGCGCCTCGTGCCCGCGCGGGAAAAGGGCAGGATGTAGACCGTGCCGTTCTCGTCGGAGACGTCGTCGAGGGCGGCCCAGCAGCTCATGTAGGGCCGGTGGTCGAACCCCACGTAGCCCGAGTCCTGGTGCCAGCCAAACTTCATGCCGACTTCGGGCCCCTTGACCACGAACTGCTCGTGAAAGAGATAGGCGGTATCGCCCAGGGTGCTTATGCAGATCTCGGCCATGATCTCGCTGAAGATGTACGGCCGCAGGCTGGGATTGTCGCGGTGCCGGTTCGAGATGAAGTATCGGCTGCCCTTGTGAGTGATGCCCCGGGATTTCTCCGCGTCCCGGGCCATATCGGCCTCCATCTCGACCCGCAATCGGTCGCACTCGCCGCGTATGTATTCCAACTGTTCATCGTCCAGGGCGGACTCGAGAATGAAGTATCCTTCCTCCTGGTACTGCTGCTTCTGCGCATCGGTGATTTCGACGGGCTTTGCTCTGGTTACCGACATTTATCCCCGTCCTATGTAGGGCATGGTGGTGGCCATGACCGTGATGAATTGTACGTTGGCGTCGAGGGGCAGTCCGGCCATGAAAACCACGGCGTCGGCCACGTTCTTCACGTGCATCCTCGCCTCGGCCAGCAGGTCGCCGGTGGGTTGCAGGATGCCCTCCTGCATGCGCTGGGTCATCTCCGTGGCCGCGTTGCCGATATCGATCTGCCCGCAGGCGATGTTGTACTTCCGACCATCGAGGGAAGTCGAACGCGTCAAGCCGGTTACGGCGTGCTTGGTGGCCGTGTAGGGCGCCGAGTTCGGCCGGGGAACATGGGCGGAGACCGACCCGTTGTTGATGATCCGGCCGCCCTGCGGATCCTGGTCCTTCATGATCCTGAAAGCCTCCTTCGTGCAGAGGAAGGAACCCGTCAGGTTGACGTCCACCACGGTCTGCCACTGCTCGGCCGTCAGCTCTTCGAGGAGCACCGCGGGCGCCCCGGTTCCGGCGTTGTTGAACAGCAGGTCCAGGCGGCCGTGGGCCGCCTTCGTTTCCGCGAAGAGGTGCTCGACCTGCGATGCGATCCCCACGTCCGTCGGCACGACCAGCAACCGGTCCGCGGCATCGCCCGCATCGGCCACGGTCGACTCCAGGGCCTCTTTCCGCCGGCCCGCGAGGACCACGCTGTAGCCTGCGTCCAAAAGCGCCAGGGAACAGGCCTTGCCGATACCGGAACCCGCGCCGGTGACGACGGCGACTTTGGTGGATTCACTCATGCTGTGCTCCTATCTCGATTGTAGATACTTTGTATATACGTCATGTCTACTCATTATACACGCCTTCGCTACCTCATACACGCCCCGTCTGTTTCATTCAAAACTACTCTACTGCCTGGGATCACTACAACTAATACCACACCCTCTCCCCTGCCAACATATTTCACGAATAGGGATCCGCGGCGTCGCGCAACGCGTCTCCCAGGAAGTTGAAGGCGATGACGACGACCAGCACTGGCGCGGCGGGGAAGAGCAGCCAGGGATGGTTCAGCAGAACGGTCACGCGCTGCGCCTCTTCGAGGAGCACGCCCCAGCTGGTCATGGGAGGCCGGATGCCCAGGCCCAGGAAGCTCAGGGCCGTTTCGCCCAGGATCATCCCCGGGATGGCCAGCGTGGCCACCACGATGATGTGGCTGTAGCATCCGGGCAGCAGGTGGCGGGAGATGATGTACCAGTGCCCCGCGCCGGCCGACCGCGCCGCCGTGGTGTAGTCCTGTTCCCGGAACACGAGGACCTTGCCCCGGACTTCGCGGGCCAGGCCGCCCCAGCTGATGATGGACAGGATGATCGTGATGCCCAGGTAGGTCTCGATGCTCGTCCATCCGGCCGGCAGCGCCGCGCCCAGGGCCATCCAGAGGGGGATCGGCGGAAAGGAGGCCAGGATCTCGACGACGCGCTGCAGGGCGTGGTCGATCCAGCCGCCGAAGTAGCCGGACAGCGTTCCGAGGACGGACCCGAGGATCAGGCTGAGGAACACGCCGATGATCCCCACGGTAAGCGATACGCGTCCGCCGTGGATCATGCGGGAGAGCAGGTCGCGGCCCATGCGGTCCGTGCCGAGGAGGTACATGGGGCCCTCGGAATGGATCAGCCTGAAGTCTCCGCCGCCGTCCCGTGACAGGAACCGGACCGGGTACCGCCGGGACGGGTCCGTCGCGTACTCCAGTTCCAGCGTTACCGGGTTCTGCGTGGAAGTCAGGCCGTTCACGTAGAATCCGCCGGACCAGTCGAAATGCAGATCCTGGGGCGGCAGGTACCTGACCTGGATCCGGATTTCGTTGTGGTCGTACGGGGAAAAATGGCCGGCGAACAGGGCCGTGAAGTAGAACAGGCCCAGGATCGCCCCCGCCGCGATGCCCATCCGGTTCTTCCGGAACCTGCGCCAGATCAACGTCCGGTAGCTGAGATAGCCCGAATCCCGGTTAGTCATACCTTATCCTCGGATCCGCCCAGGCCAGCGCGATGTCGGCCAGGATGTTGCCGATGATCAGGAGCAGGCTGAACATCATCAGCAGGGTACCGGCCAGATAGATGTCTTCGGCGACCAGGGCCCGCAGCAACAGCGGTCCCACGGTCGGCAGGCCCAGGACGATCGCGACGATCGTGGCCCCTGAGAGGATGTTCGGCAGGCTCATGCCCAGGATCGTGATCAGCGGGTTGATGGCGATGCGCGCCGCGTGCTTGATGACGACGACAGATTCCTTGAGGCCCTTGGCCCGGGCCGTCTGGACGAAAGGCTGACCGAGGACGTCCAGGAGGTTGCCCCGCATGATGCGCATCAGGCCGGCCGTGCCGTTGATGCCCACCACGATGACCGGGATCCAGAGGTGCTTCAGGAAGTCGACGAGCTTGTCCCATGACCATGGCGCGCCTTCGTACTCGCTCGAGAAGAGTCCGAACAGGGGTATCCGGTAGATCTCGAACACGAAGACCAGGAGGGCGAGGGCCACCAGGAATCCCGGCATGGACATGCCGATGAAGCTGATGAAGGACAGCACGTTGTCGGACAGGCGGTACTGGTGGGTGGCCGAGTAGATGCCGATGGGGATCGCCACGGCGTAGGTGAACAGCAGGGCGCCCAGGGCGATGAGCACGGTGAAGGCGAGCCGGTCCCAGATCAGCTGGTTGACTTCCTGCTCGTATTCGAAGGACTCGCCGAAATCGCCCACGACGAACCCCGAGATCCAGCTCACGTACTGTCGCCACATGGGCCGGTCCAGGCCATATCGTTCCCGCAGTTCGTCGATGCGCGCGATGGAGCTGCTATCGCCGTACATCTCCTCCAGTTCCTGGATCTTGCGGTCCAGGAAGTCGCCCTCGGGCAGCTGGATGATGACAAAGCCGATCATCGAAATGGCCAGGAGGGTCGGGATGGCCAGGAGACAGCGCTTGATAACGTAGTTGATCATTCGATATAGAACTGCTCGGGAAAACTCGTCGCCGGACCGGCGATCGCCCAGGGGCCGAGAATGCCGCTGTCGGGTACGTTATGGAAGTTGATCTTCACGATGACGGGCTTGGGTGTGCGGGCCACGGTGCCCAGGTGAAAGGGCCCGTGCTCGATATGGATCCGCACGGCGTCCTGCACCAGGCGGTGCCGGGTTTCCTCGTCCTGCTCGTGCTTGATCCGGTCGTAGAGATCGAGCAGATCGACCATGACACCCGCCGGTGCTTCGCCCCTTTCCCCGCCTGATTCGTACCACTTGCCCACCTGGGGATGCCAGTACTTGCCGGTCGTGGGAAACACCCAGTCGGGGTAGGTGAAAAGGTCCATCTCCGCCTCGCCGTGGAGATGGACGGTGAACTCGCCGAGGTCGCGTCGCAGCTTGAGTTCGGCTCCGGGCGGCGTGTATACGATGACCTCCAGCCCCAGTTCCCGCCAGCCCTCGGCCACGATCAGGGCGACGTCGTTTTCGTGGGCGATGTGCGCCGCGGCGGGCGCATCCAGCACGAGGCTCAATCGCTGGCCGTCGGGACGGAGCCGGTATCCCTCGGCGTCGCGGAGGGTGAGCCCCATCTCGTCCAGCAGCCGGTTCGCCTTCGGAATGTCGTAGTCCGCGTCGGTGGCCTTCCACAGATCGAACAACCGCGCCCCTTCCGGATCCAGGAAATGCCAGCCCTCCTCGCTCACGGTGGCGGCCTGGGGTTTCGCGAGGCCCTTGAAGGCGACGGCGTTGCATTTCTCGCGGTCGATGGCCGCGGCGAGCGCCTTGCGGAACCGCTGGTCGCGAATCAGGCCGCGGAGGACCGGGTCGTTATCCGACCAGTTCAGGTTGATCGCCGGATCCGCTCCGGAAGCGCTCTCCCACAGCTTGACGCGGTATTCCCCTTTATCCCGTCCTTCCATGAAAAGGGAAAAGTCCCGGAGTTCCATATCGCGGAACTGGCAGTCCACCTCGCCGGCCAGCACCCGCAGGACGCGGATCTGGGCCTCGGGAACCAGGGTGGTGACCACCTGGTCGATATAGGGGAGCTGCCGGCCGTCGTCGTCCACGACATAGTAATACGGGTTCCGCTCCAGGATCACCCGGAAGCCGCCCTTTTCGATGCGGGAAATGGTCCACGGCCAGAGGGAAGGCTGGTCCGGGTTGCGCTGGGGCAGCCTGCGCTTCTCGTAGAGGACGAAATCGTCCACGCCGTCGTTGTGGTCCGGGTGGAACTGCTTCATGTAGTGTTCCGGCACGTTGTACTCTTCGCTCCACCAGAACCCGGTCGCCAGCCACAGGGGCACCAGCCAGTTGGGTCCGGCAAACTTCATGGCGATGGTGTAGTCGTCGGGCGTTTCGACCACCATGGGCTTGCCGTCCACGAGGCACCACACGGGCGGCGGGTACCGGTGGCGGTCATCCAGGCACAGGTCGTACCACGCGCGGAAGGACGCCGAGGTGTAGGGATGGCCGTCGGACCAGCGGACGCCCTCGCGCAGCTTGAGGGTCAGTTCCGTGCCGTCCTCGTTGAACGCCCACGATTCCGCCAGGCCCGGCTCGAGGCCCGTGGTCAGCCGGTTCCACCGGATCAGCGGGGCGTATCCGGCGATCATCTTCCAGGAGCCGAGATCGGTGTTGTTGTGGAACTTGCGCCAGGTCCCGCCGTAGACCCCCGGGCCGTCGTACCCCTCATAATCGTGTCTGGCCACGAGCGGGTTGGCCGGGATCCGCTCGTGGAGGGGAGGCAGGGTGCCCGCCTCCACCCGGGCGGCCAGTTCGGGCGCTTCCAGCGACGTCCGGGCCTCAGAGGCGGCAACCGGCATGTCCGATGCGGGTCCACCGTCGCCGCCGGCACCGCCACCGGTGCAGGCCAGCAGCACGGGCAAGACCGCCAGAGGCAGGTATTTCAGCATGTCCTTCTTTCCTCGTCTCATCGGTGACTCCATCGAAGCCGCGTGAGTTCTACGTACCCTTCCTGATCGGTCAAATGCCCTGGAGGGACAGCGTGTCGCTGTAATGGCACGCTGCCCTGACGCCTCCAGGATAGGTCTTGAGTTCCGGTTCGGATTCCCGGCACAGATCAGTCGCATACCGGCACCTCGGGTGAAAATGACATCCCTTCGGCGGAGAAGCAGGGTCGGGTACGTCACCTGGCAAGGCGATGCGCGTCCGTTTTTTCTGGACCGCGGGATCGGCCACGGGAACTGCGGATATCAGAGCCTCCGTGTAGGGATGGAGCGGGTTGTGATAGACCTGCACGGAGGGTCCCGTTTCCACGATTCTGCCCAGGTACATGATCGCCACCCGGTCGCTGATGTGCTGCAGCACGCTCAAATCGTGGGTGATGAAGATGTAGGACAGCCCCAGCCGGTCCTTGAGAGACGCCAGCAGATTCAGGATCTGGGACTGCACCGAGACATCCAGGGCGGAAACGGGCTCGTCCGCGATGATCAGTTCGGGCCGAAGGGACAGGGCCCGGGCAATGCCGATTCGCTGGCGTTGGCCTCCGCTGAAGGCATGGGGGTAACGGCGCATGTCACCGGCGTTCAGACCCACGTCGACCAGCAGTGCCGCCACTCTATCCTGCAGTTCGGACCCACGGGCTATCCCGTTCACCCGGAGGGGTTCGCCCACGATATCGCTTACCGTCATGCGGGGATTGAGCGACGAATTCGGATCCTGGAACACCATCTGCATGCGTTGCCGGTAGGGAAGCATTTCACGGCGGCCCAGGGGGCTGAGGTTGACTTTCTCCGGGCCGAAGAATACGTCCCCCGCCGTGGGCGGCACCGTCTTCAGCACACACCGTCCCAGGGTGGTCTTTCCACACCCGCTCTCGCCCGCCAGCCCCAGCGTTTCCCCGATTCCGCACTGGAAATCGACGCTGTCCACCGCCCGGACGTCGCCCATTTTGCGGCGCCAGAGTCCCTTGCGCACCGGGAAGTACTTCTTCAGGTTTTTCACATCGAGTATGGTTGACATGGAAGAAGCCGTTGAGATCCGGTATGGAAGAAGCCGTTGAGATCCGGCATAGCCGATTACCTTACCGAAGGCGGCTCTCAGCGCCAGGAATACCAACTCGTCTGCTGCCGATCAGCCTGGCCGTCAATGGTTCGCCGTTACCTGATCCGCGGCAACCCGGTCTGTGTGCCAGCATCGTACGTGGTGTCCGGGTTCGGTCTCGTCCACCGGGGGTATCTGCGAACACTGATCCGTGGCGTAACGGCAACGAGGTGCGAATGCGCAGCCTCCCGGCAGGTCGAGTGGAGATGGGACCGTCCCGGGAATCGTGGACAACTGCGACGCCTTCTCGCGATTGATCCGGGGCGCCGAATCGAGCAGCCCCCGGGTATAGGGATGGGCGGCCTGGTAGAAAATCCGTTCCGGAGACCCGGATTCAACCACCTGCCCCGCGTACATGATCAGGATTTCGTCGGCCATATCGGCGATGACGCCGAGGTCGTGGGTGATCATCACGATGGCCATGTTCAGGTTGCTTTTGAGTTCCTTGAGCAGATCCAGAATCTGCGCCTGGATGGTCACGTCCAGTGCGGTGGTGGGCTCGTCGGCGATCAGCAACTCGGGGCCGCACGACAGGGCCATTGCGATCATGGCGCGCTGCCGCATGCCGCCGGAGAGCTCATGGGGATACTCGTCCACCCGCTGTGAAGGTCCGGGAATGCCTACCTCCCCCAAGGCGTGTACCGCCCTGGAGCGCGCAGCCTGCCGGTCCAGGGCGTGATGGAGACGCAGGGCTTCGCCGATCTGGTTCCCCACGGTATACACCGGGTTGAGGGCGGTCATGGGTTCCTGGAAGATCATGGAGATCTTGCGGCCCCGGATCCGCCTCATCGCGTCGCCGGAGGAATCGAGCGCATGTATGTCCACCGTCGTTCCGTCTTCGCCGTCGTGGTACACGATTTCGCCCTCGATGTATCCCGGCTTCGGCACAAGCCGCATGAGGGAGAGCCCCATCATGCTCTTTCCACAGCCGCTTTCTCCGACCACGCCGAGCGTTTTGCCCCGCCGGATCCTGAACGAGACGTCGCGCACGGCCCTGACGGGACCGTCGTCGGTGGGGATTATGGCGGACAGGTGTGATATATTGAGGAGAAGGTCGTGCATACAGGGTCATTGTAACGCCCGGATCGAAGGTCTGTCAAGGTGTTACCCGTACCGCGGCGTCCAGTAATATTGAAGGGATCGTGTTGCTCGTTTGTAGGACATACGATTGCATGACAAGTCATCATCCGGTTTTCAGCCGATCAAGCGGTTGCGCTGGATAGATCCAAGGAGTCAAACATGCATGAGTCAGTAAGCTCTCCCGCGGCATGGTCGCGCCGGGGCTTCATGAAAGGCGCGCTCGTGGCCGGAACGGCCGGCGTCGCCCTTTCCATGTCCGACAGAATAGCCATGGCCACGCAACTCATCTCGGGCGGCAGGCCCACCATCGAAGCCATAAGAGGCGTCGGGGTGCAGCCCGGCCTGGTACGCATGAGCCTGAATGAAAACCCGCTGGGACCGTCGCCGCGGGCCATCGAAGCCATGGCCAACCGGATGTTCGGCGTAAACCGCTACGGTACCGACCTGAGCGATCTGATGCAGGCCCTGTCGACCTTCGACGGGGTGGAACTGCCCGAACCGGACAATTCCAGGCGGCGCTCGTTTTTCCGGCCGCCCCCCGGCCCCTTCATGTTGACGCCGGGTTCCAGTCTCATCCTCGACCTGCTTTGCCTGGCCTATCTCAGCCGCGATGGTGGAGAAGTCATCGAAGCGGAGTACGGATACGGCTCTATTTCCCGCTCTGCCGGCGATTACACCGACATGTTCGGCGTCGACGTCAATATCATAAGGGCGCCGATGACGTCCGACTACCGCCACGATCTCGACGGCATGGCCTCCCTGGCGTCCGAAAAGACGTCGCTGGTGGTCAT from Gemmatimonadota bacterium encodes:
- a CDS encoding histidinol-phosphate transaminase — its product is MHESVSSPAAWSRRGFMKGALVAGTAGVALSMSDRIAMATQLISGGRPTIEAIRGVGVQPGLVRMSLNENPLGPSPRAIEAMANRMFGVNRYGTDLSDLMQALSTFDGVELPEPDNSRRRSFFRPPPGPFMLTPGSSLILDLLCLAYLSRDGGEVIEAEYGYGSISRSAGDYTDMFGVDVNIIRAPMTSDYRHDLDGMASLASEKTSLVVITNPNNPTGTLLQPDEIEAFVKKLPPSAIVVIDEAYLHFAEQDPIPSAIPLAVKYDNVVVVRTFSKAYALAAVRLGYCVASQKVQDELRKYYQESPNALATVAGAASVRDLEHLQKSREAVWDFKKRCYAAFDEMGIEYLPSQGTFVMADLKRSAMQVVREMRARNVWISSRRQQAFRNWIRVSAGTEAETEVFIQTLKDVLAKSS
- a CDS encoding ABC transporter ATP-binding protein, with the protein product MHDLLLNISHLSAIIPTDDGPVRAVRDVSFRIRRGKTLGVVGESGCGKSMMGLSLMRLVPKPGYIEGEIVYHDGEDGTTVDIHALDSSGDAMRRIRGRKISMIFQEPMTALNPVYTVGNQIGEALRLHHALDRQAARSRAVHALGEVGIPGPSQRVDEYPHELSGGMRQRAMIAMALSCGPELLIADEPTTALDVTIQAQILDLLKELKSNLNMAIVMITHDLGVIADMADEILIMYAGQVVESGSPERIFYQAAHPYTRGLLDSAPRINREKASQLSTIPGTVPSPLDLPGGCAFAPRCRYATDQCSQIPPVDETEPGHHVRCWHTDRVAADQVTANH
- a CDS encoding ATP-binding cassette domain-containing protein; protein product: MSTILDVKNLKKYFPVRKGLWRRKMGDVRAVDSVDFQCGIGETLGLAGESGCGKTTLGRCVLKTVPPTAGDVFFGPEKVNLSPLGRREMLPYRQRMQMVFQDPNSSLNPRMTVSDIVGEPLRVNGIARGSELQDRVAALLVDVGLNAGDMRRYPHAFSGGQRQRIGIARALSLRPELIIADEPVSALDVSVQSQILNLLASLKDRLGLSYIFITHDLSVLQHISDRVAIMYLGRIVETGPSVQVYHNPLHPYTEALISAVPVADPAVQKKRTRIALPGDVPDPASPPKGCHFHPRCRYATDLCRESEPELKTYPGGVRAACHYSDTLSLQGI